One genomic window of Polyangium aurulentum includes the following:
- a CDS encoding STAS domain-containing protein, translating to MSSTPKAPAKPDKAARPAATPPPPRLRLGLAGKLVIFVGVVLVTLSLGMSVLLLQVAKREAHESLGREGDAIASTLNHTFEVLVEQGTSGQMQRVAANSALLPDVREVTVVDLGGKVLASSDRSALGKPARSRYLLPFITRGGVLPEAHEEDGSLVIVRPLLGGKYLTNTDSGLVGAVEVVLDRRAVVDKAERKALGLLGVQLGGYALLSALLVLALRSIVVVPLYRLATAARRARAGERGVRTRIRTKDEIGAVSEAFDDMAREVQRTVATLEDWVKRRTAALAEEVDARTEALDQLAEAHAEATRANEELRRAHEETERALGDATQAHAALERAHADLHRTHEQLVTSMAERLQLAETVKAMSTPVLRIYRGVITMPLVGSIDEARAKQIEASLLAGIDRHDARRVILDMSGVPFVDVEVARALVRARRCAELLGARVSLVGMSGQVAMSVVRAGLDLSGLVTLADFESGLVHALGRMGLEVRPVARRRGASKRDDGAL from the coding sequence ATGAGCTCAACCCCCAAGGCGCCGGCAAAGCCCGACAAGGCGGCCCGTCCCGCAGCGACGCCCCCGCCGCCGAGGTTGCGCCTCGGGCTGGCGGGCAAGCTCGTGATCTTCGTCGGCGTGGTGCTCGTGACGCTGTCGCTCGGCATGAGCGTGCTCTTGCTCCAGGTGGCCAAGCGTGAGGCGCACGAGTCGCTCGGCCGCGAGGGAGACGCGATCGCGAGCACGCTCAACCACACGTTCGAGGTGCTGGTCGAGCAGGGCACGAGCGGGCAGATGCAGCGCGTGGCCGCGAACAGCGCGCTCCTGCCCGACGTTCGCGAGGTGACGGTCGTGGATCTCGGGGGGAAGGTGCTCGCTTCGAGCGATCGCTCGGCGCTCGGCAAGCCTGCCCGATCGCGCTATCTCCTGCCCTTCATCACGCGGGGCGGCGTGCTGCCCGAGGCGCACGAGGAGGACGGCTCGCTCGTGATCGTGCGGCCGTTGCTCGGGGGCAAGTACCTGACGAACACCGACAGCGGGCTCGTCGGCGCTGTCGAGGTGGTGCTCGATCGGCGCGCGGTGGTCGACAAGGCGGAGCGCAAGGCGCTCGGGCTCCTGGGGGTGCAGCTCGGGGGGTACGCGCTCCTGTCGGCGCTGCTCGTGCTCGCGCTGCGCTCGATCGTGGTGGTGCCGCTCTACCGGCTCGCGACGGCGGCGCGGCGCGCCCGGGCGGGCGAGCGTGGGGTGAGGACGCGCATCCGCACGAAGGACGAGATCGGGGCCGTGTCCGAGGCTTTCGACGACATGGCCCGCGAGGTCCAGCGGACGGTGGCGACGCTCGAGGATTGGGTCAAGCGGCGCACGGCGGCGCTCGCGGAGGAGGTGGACGCGCGCACGGAGGCGCTCGACCAGCTCGCGGAGGCGCACGCGGAGGCGACGCGCGCGAACGAGGAGCTGCGCCGAGCCCACGAGGAGACCGAGCGCGCGCTCGGAGACGCGACGCAGGCGCACGCGGCGCTCGAGAGGGCGCACGCGGACCTGCACCGCACGCACGAGCAGCTCGTCACGTCGATGGCGGAGCGCTTGCAGCTCGCGGAGACGGTGAAGGCGATGTCGACGCCCGTCCTGCGAATCTATCGCGGTGTCATTACGATGCCGCTCGTGGGGAGCATCGACGAGGCGCGAGCGAAGCAAATCGAGGCGTCGCTGCTCGCAGGGATCGATCGGCACGACGCGCGGCGGGTGATCCTGGACATGTCGGGGGTGCCGTTCGTGGACGTCGAGGTGGCCCGCGCGCTCGTGCGGGCGCGCCGGTGCGCCGAGCTCCTGGGGGCGCGCGTGTCGCTCGTGGGGATGAGCGGGCAGGTGGCGATGAGCGTGGTGCGCGCGGGGCTCGATCTGTCGGGGCTCGTGACGCTCGCGGACTTCGAGAGCGGGCTCGTGCACGCGCTCGGCCGCATGGGGCTCGAGGTCCGTCCGGTCGCGCGGCGGCGCGGGGCGTCGAAGCGGGACGACGGGGCCCTGTAA